In one Culex quinquefasciatus strain JHB chromosome 2, VPISU_Cqui_1.0_pri_paternal, whole genome shotgun sequence genomic region, the following are encoded:
- the LOC6043049 gene encoding 60S ribosomal protein L18a — translation MKAKGVLKEYQVIGRKLPSEKDPNPPLFKMHIFAPDQIVAKSRFWYFLRQLRKFKKATGEIVSVKRILEKTPLRVKNFGIWLRYDSRSGTHNMYREYRDLTVGGAVTQCYSDMASRHRARAHSIQIIKVESVEASKTRRAHIKQFHDSKIRFPLVQRYHHKRYRKLFSFRRPDTYYQ, via the exons ATGAAAGCTAAAGGAGTG CTGAAGGAATACCAGGTGATCGGGCGTAAGCTGCCCTCGGAGAAGGATCCGAACCCGCCGCTGTTCAAGATGCACATCTTCGCGCCGGATCAGATCGTGGCCAAGTCCCGTTTCTGGTACTTCCTGCGGCAGCTGCGTAAGTTCAAGAAGGCCACCGGCGAGATCGTCTCCGTGAAGCGCATCCTGGAGAAGACCCCGCTGCGCGTCAAGAACTTTGGCATCTGGCTGCGGTACGATTCGCGTTCCGGAACGCACAACATGTACCGCGAGTACCGTGACCTGACCGTCGGTGGTGCCGTGACGCAGTGCTACAGCGACATGGCTTCCCGTCACCGTGCCCGTGCCCACTCGATCCAG ATCATCAAGGTCGAGTCGGTGGAGGCCTCCAAGACCCGTCGTGCCCACATCAAGCAGTTCCACGACTCCAAGATCCGGTTCCCGCTGGTGCAGCGGTACCACCACAAGCGCTACCGGAAGCTATTCTCGTTCCGTCGCCCGGACACCTACTACCAGTAA